A single window of Pectobacterium parmentieri DNA harbors:
- a CDS encoding helix-turn-helix transcriptional regulator, translating to MTDITLIRLSGVMKKTGLRKSWIYLLMKQGEFPQTVKIGARSVAWVESEVNDWIAARISQRGEVKP from the coding sequence ATGACGGATATCACGTTGATTCGCTTATCGGGTGTGATGAAAAAAACCGGCCTCAGGAAATCATGGATTTACCTGCTGATGAAGCAGGGGGAATTCCCTCAGACGGTCAAAATCGGCGCCCGCTCAGTAGCGTGGGTGGAAAGTGAGGTCAATGACTGGATCGCGGCACGTATCAGCCAGCGCGGGGAGGTTAAACCATGA
- a CDS encoding class II holin family protein, with translation MATFMVNLYFKRKQAKQDRLSTMKRRRSSAQLTAR, from the coding sequence GTGGCTACGTTTATGGTGAACCTGTACTTTAAACGCAAACAGGCGAAGCAGGATCGCCTGAGCACGATGAAGCGCAGAAGGTCATCGGCACAATTAACAGCGCGCTGA
- a CDS encoding integrase domain-containing protein: protein MSKLSREMTTLAKQAGGSYKTVHDRIRIMDKLCRHLLALNIQVRDVKYLKARHIESYVAERLSQRIALRTLHNEMAALRTVFKQGGREKLAASDRLTNNALGLSGASRAGTKFAIPDERYQAVLLAAQQRDKGLACALQLARLLGLRSQEAVQCASSLKTWEKQLERHQQTLTVVFGTKGGRPRETRIIDREAIQRAVNEALKVAEARNGRLIDKPDLKTAMNFWRTQTTRLGLTGHYSPHSLRYAWAQDAMRYYLSQGFSRSEARALTSMDLGHGDGRGRYVERVYTRKED from the coding sequence ATGAGTAAATTAAGTCGTGAAATGACCACGCTGGCGAAACAAGCTGGCGGGAGCTACAAGACGGTTCATGATCGTATCCGCATCATGGACAAGCTGTGCCGCCACCTGCTGGCGCTGAATATTCAGGTGCGTGACGTTAAGTATCTCAAAGCCAGACATATCGAAAGTTATGTCGCCGAACGCCTGTCACAGCGGATTGCCCTTCGTACCCTGCACAACGAAATGGCAGCGTTGCGCACGGTGTTTAAGCAGGGAGGACGGGAAAAGCTCGCCGCGTCCGACCGCCTGACCAATAACGCGCTGGGGCTGAGTGGGGCAAGCCGTGCCGGGACAAAATTCGCCATTCCGGACGAACGTTATCAGGCCGTTCTGCTTGCAGCGCAACAGCGTGATAAAGGGTTGGCCTGCGCACTTCAGCTTGCCCGATTGCTGGGGCTGCGTTCTCAGGAAGCGGTGCAATGCGCCAGTTCATTGAAGACATGGGAAAAGCAGCTTGAGCGCCATCAACAGACGCTGACCGTGGTATTTGGCACGAAAGGCGGCAGGCCACGCGAAACCCGGATTATCGATCGCGAAGCGATTCAACGGGCAGTAAACGAAGCGCTAAAGGTGGCCGAAGCGCGTAATGGCAGGTTGATCGATAAACCCGACCTGAAAACCGCCATGAACTTCTGGCGCACGCAGACCACCCGCTTAGGGCTGACCGGCCACTACTCCCCACACAGCCTGCGCTACGCATGGGCGCAGGATGCCATGCGTTATTACCTGTCACAGGGCTTTTCCCGCAGTGAAGCCAGAGCATTAACCTCTATGGATCTCGGCCACGGTGATGGTCGGGGGCGCTATGTCGAGCGGGTTTACACCCGGAAGGAGGATTGA
- a CDS encoding type I restriction-modification system subunit M yields the protein MTNTNFSQTAAFIWSVADLLRGDFKQSQYGRVILPFTLLRRLECVLAASKEAVVAEAEKLKASPLPEEGREKFLLRATNGLSFFNTSPMDLGKMGQNDIKANLENYVQCFSKDAREIFEHFKFSEFVGLLDDANLLFKIVKKFATTDLSPKAISNYEMGLVFEELIRRFAESSNETAGEHFTPRDIVRLTTSLVFMEDDEALSKDGIIRTIYDPTAGTGGFLSSGMEYVHELNPNAVMRAFGQELNPESYAICKADMLIKGQDVSRIKLGNTLSNDQLPQDQFDYMLSNPPFGVDWKKIEGEINDEHQLKGFNGRFGPGLPRVSDGSLLFLLHLISKMRNTHNPDGSINGGGRIGIILNGSPLFTGGAGSGESEIRRYILEEDLLEGIVALPTDMFYNTGIATYVWILSNKKAAERKGKVQLIDGTNLCGKMRKSLGSKRNLMGEEDIKLITRTFGDFEVVEAISLEALGLEKAPEQKSNRGRQSATAKTEAPKTFASKIFSSTDFGYRRLTIERPLRLSAQITDAAIASLRFAPKPFNAPMERLYDEFASQWQDAYYGDFAEIEAEARAIIKAEFAELKEKQIKDLLDIKLWLAQRALMEKAQQIQAALGTQGGGKTQVSDDFNQFQLTLKGAIKTAGVKLDTKENKQFIDAITTKNPAAESVVKKVLKEAAQPLYGAFEYQGKVVEFEQDGDLRDNENVPLNPQIATSTLIEDYFKVEVLPHVADAWINADKRDAKDGDIGVVGYEIPFNRHFYVYQPPRPLEEIDADLDAVSTEIMKLLQEVHS from the coding sequence ATGACTAACACTAACTTTTCTCAAACGGCTGCCTTTATCTGGTCAGTTGCTGACTTGCTTCGTGGAGATTTTAAGCAATCCCAGTATGGGCGCGTGATTCTGCCTTTTACTCTGTTGCGTCGGCTTGAGTGCGTGTTAGCCGCGAGTAAAGAAGCGGTGGTGGCGGAGGCTGAAAAATTAAAGGCCAGCCCTTTGCCGGAAGAAGGGAGAGAGAAGTTTTTGTTACGCGCCACGAATGGCCTGTCGTTCTTTAATACCTCGCCGATGGATCTTGGCAAGATGGGGCAGAACGACATTAAGGCGAATCTGGAGAACTATGTTCAGTGTTTCTCTAAGGATGCGCGTGAAATCTTCGAACACTTTAAATTTAGTGAGTTTGTTGGCCTGCTGGATGACGCCAATTTACTGTTCAAAATTGTTAAAAAATTCGCCACGACGGACCTAAGTCCGAAGGCTATTTCCAACTATGAAATGGGGCTGGTGTTTGAAGAGCTCATCCGACGTTTTGCGGAAAGTTCGAATGAAACAGCAGGGGAGCACTTTACTCCACGCGATATCGTGCGTTTAACGACCTCGCTGGTGTTTATGGAGGATGATGAAGCGTTGTCTAAAGACGGCATCATTCGCACCATTTACGACCCGACGGCTGGAACGGGCGGTTTCCTCTCTTCGGGGATGGAATATGTGCATGAGCTTAACCCGAATGCGGTGATGCGCGCGTTTGGTCAGGAGCTGAACCCCGAGTCTTACGCCATCTGTAAAGCCGATATGCTGATTAAAGGGCAAGATGTTAGCCGTATCAAACTGGGCAACACCCTTTCTAACGATCAGTTACCGCAGGACCAGTTCGACTACATGCTGTCGAATCCACCGTTTGGTGTGGACTGGAAAAAGATTGAAGGTGAGATTAACGACGAGCATCAGTTGAAAGGCTTTAACGGCCGTTTTGGTCCGGGCTTGCCTCGCGTTTCTGATGGTTCTCTGCTGTTTCTTCTGCATCTGATCAGCAAAATGCGTAATACCCATAATCCAGATGGTTCAATCAATGGCGGTGGGCGCATCGGTATTATTCTTAACGGTTCTCCGCTGTTTACCGGCGGTGCGGGTAGCGGCGAGAGCGAAATCCGTCGCTATATTCTGGAAGAGGATTTGCTGGAAGGCATTGTCGCGCTGCCGACGGATATGTTCTACAACACCGGGATTGCGACTTATGTCTGGATTCTGTCGAATAAGAAAGCGGCAGAGCGTAAAGGCAAGGTTCAACTGATTGATGGCACTAACTTGTGCGGCAAGATGCGTAAGTCGCTGGGTTCCAAGCGTAATCTGATGGGTGAAGAGGACATCAAACTGATCACTCGCACGTTTGGTGATTTTGAGGTGGTTGAGGCGATTTCTCTTGAAGCATTAGGCCTTGAAAAAGCACCGGAGCAAAAATCTAACCGTGGTCGCCAGTCTGCAACGGCTAAAACGGAGGCCCCGAAAACCTTCGCCAGCAAAATCTTCAGCAGTACTGATTTTGGGTATCGACGCCTGACCATCGAGCGCCCGCTGCGTCTGTCTGCACAGATTACCGATGCAGCGATTGCCAGCTTGCGCTTTGCGCCGAAGCCGTTTAATGCCCCGATGGAACGTCTGTATGACGAATTCGCTTCGCAGTGGCAGGACGCTTACTACGGGGATTTTGCAGAAATTGAAGCGGAAGCTCGCGCGATTATTAAAGCTGAATTTGCCGAGCTGAAAGAGAAGCAAATTAAAGACCTGCTGGACATCAAATTATGGCTGGCGCAGCGTGCGTTAATGGAAAAAGCGCAGCAGATTCAAGCGGCGTTAGGCACACAAGGCGGTGGGAAAACGCAGGTCAGCGACGACTTTAACCAGTTCCAGCTTACCCTGAAAGGCGCAATTAAAACCGCAGGCGTTAAGCTGGATACGAAAGAGAACAAACAGTTTATCGACGCGATTACCACGAAAAACCCGGCCGCTGAGTCGGTGGTGAAGAAAGTGCTGAAAGAGGCGGCTCAGCCGCTGTATGGTGCGTTTGAGTACCAGGGGAAAGTGGTGGAGTTCGAGCAAGATGGCGATCTACGTGATAACGAGAACGTACCGTTAAATCCTCAGATTGCTACCAGCACGCTGATTGAAGACTACTTCAAAGTGGAAGTACTGCCGCACGTTGCTGATGCCTGGATTAATGCCGATAAGCGCGATGCCAAAGACGGTGATATTGGTGTTGTCGGCTATGAGATTCCGTTTAACCGTCATTTCTACGTTTATCAGCCACCGCGCCCGCTGGAAGAGATTGATGCCGATCTGGATGCGGTCAGCACCGAGATAATGAAGCTGTTGCAGGAGGTACATTCCTGA
- a CDS encoding restriction endonuclease subunit S, which produces MAKYKAYPEYKDSGVEWLGKIPEHWQLSKLRYMFTFGKGLTITKENLQDEGIPCVNYGEVHSKYGFEVDPQEHPLKCVSETYLKNNTTSLLIKGDVVFADTSEDIEGSGNFTQLISNVTTFAGYHTIIARPLKRNNSRFYAYLLDCKELRAQVRHAVKGVKVFSITQAILRNISIWLPSENEQGKISAFLNHETAKIDNLIEKQQQLIELLKEKRQAVISHAVNKGLNPNVPMKDSGIEWLGEVPEHWVISQLKSNVSTRKGIAFKSTDFSDSGIRVVKASDIKKKTIHCSDVFLPEKFSEDYPKAILKFGDIVLSTVGSNPDVKNSAVGQLGYIPIELDGALLNQNTVVFSSSSNVLDQFYLFFLIQTDVYRDHLDLHAHGTANQASLNVSDMLDFKYARPPLSEQVEIVEYIQNYNLNFDNLEAHSEAAIKYLQERRTALISAAVTGKIDVRDWVAPVNSEMANIEESPEVNA; this is translated from the coding sequence ATGGCTAAGTATAAGGCATATCCTGAATATAAGGATTCTGGGGTTGAGTGGTTGGGAAAAATCCCTGAGCATTGGCAGTTAAGTAAATTGAGGTATATGTTTACTTTTGGTAAAGGGCTTACCATTACGAAAGAAAATCTTCAGGATGAGGGGATTCCATGTGTCAATTATGGTGAAGTACATTCAAAATATGGATTTGAGGTTGATCCTCAGGAACACCCATTAAAATGTGTAAGTGAAACATATCTCAAAAATAACACTACCTCACTTTTAATTAAGGGGGATGTTGTTTTTGCTGATACATCCGAAGATATTGAAGGTTCTGGTAATTTTACGCAGTTAATCAGTAATGTTACAACTTTTGCAGGATATCACACTATTATTGCTCGCCCATTAAAAAGAAATAATAGTCGTTTCTACGCTTATCTTTTAGATTGCAAAGAGTTAAGAGCTCAAGTAAGGCATGCTGTAAAAGGTGTTAAGGTATTTAGCATAACTCAAGCAATTTTAAGAAATATTTCAATATGGCTTCCATCTGAGAATGAGCAAGGAAAAATATCAGCATTTCTCAATCACGAAACCGCAAAGATAGATAATCTAATCGAAAAACAACAACAACTGATTGAGCTGCTGAAAGAAAAACGTCAGGCCGTGATTAGTCATGCCGTGAATAAAGGGTTAAACCCAAATGTGCCGATGAAAGACTCTGGTATTGAGTGGTTGGGGGAGGTGCCTGAGCATTGGGTTATTTCTCAATTAAAAAGCAATGTATCTACTCGAAAAGGTATTGCATTTAAATCAACTGATTTTAGTGATTCTGGTATACGAGTTGTAAAAGCGAGTGATATTAAGAAAAAGACTATACATTGCTCAGATGTTTTTTTGCCAGAAAAATTTTCTGAGGATTATCCGAAGGCTATATTAAAATTTGGTGATATAGTATTAAGTACTGTCGGTAGTAATCCTGATGTGAAAAACAGTGCTGTTGGGCAATTAGGATATATTCCTATTGAACTTGATGGTGCTCTTTTAAATCAAAATACAGTTGTATTCTCATCTTCCTCTAACGTCTTAGACCAATTTTATTTATTTTTCCTGATACAAACTGATGTATACCGTGACCACTTAGATCTACATGCGCATGGAACAGCGAACCAAGCAAGCCTTAATGTTTCCGATATGTTGGATTTTAAATATGCTCGCCCCCCATTATCTGAACAAGTTGAAATTGTAGAATATATTCAGAATTATAATTTGAATTTTGATAACCTTGAGGCTCATAGCGAGGCAGCAATTAAATACTTACAAGAACGCCGCACCGCCCTAATCTCCGCTGCCGTCACTGGCAAAATCGACGTACGCGACTGGGTTGCGCCGGTGAATAGCGAAATGGCAAACATTGAGGAATCACCGGAGGTGAATGCATGA
- a CDS encoding AAA family ATPase gives MSKFVSDITAQSRHRWRAILSALAIPVPSGGKHGACPACGGKDRFRFDDKEGRGTWFCNQCGHGDGLDLVARVKNCDLSDAAKQVAALTIPASTAPAREKAAERPPLADKIKQMLTHSRNGESAYLKAKGFSIVHARLTAQQKMRIGGVLFDEGSLLLKLHRVSGELIGAQLINDDGEKRLLPGSQLKGAFIAVHYPKEPDTIVITEGYATGLTISQITTAAVVAAVSANNLMNVAQALRGWYPNATIILAGDHDLHADGSTNIGKEQAEKAALAVDGWVSLPPTTTLCDWDDYRQQYGLEATKSAFNKQRYQPDTMYTPLVRTDSATPAFNTALPLRKGSDGFDTRQDYLIKGYLPSSSVASAYGASGSYKSFLAVSWGCHIATGKPWAGKPVTQGAVIYVVGEGGIGVPRRIRAWEQTLNGGSPIDALYRVDCPIFPASPESVQQVIRAAHDVKVASGMPVRLIILDTLARCFGGSDENAAKDMGAFIQGCDAIKAATQATVLIIHHSGKDQDKGARGSSAFRAALDVEFNVRREGDGGALILSCTKMKDAEEPPRRAYDLNSVDLYVDDDGDQITSLVLNDEGREVREDEAASDPDLAGIPRLTENHFALWQTIRSRTANGEGCTRSLVRDDMRAMGFDVNKKFTRWLDKLEKDGLIAFEGERITPLSQRNKVED, from the coding sequence ATGAGTAAGTTCGTTTCAGACATTACCGCACAGTCGCGCCACCGCTGGCGTGCCATTCTGTCCGCACTGGCTATTCCGGTGCCTTCTGGCGGTAAACATGGCGCTTGTCCTGCCTGCGGTGGCAAAGATCGCTTCCGCTTTGACGACAAAGAAGGACGGGGAACGTGGTTTTGCAATCAGTGCGGTCATGGCGATGGTCTTGATCTGGTCGCACGGGTGAAAAACTGCGACCTGTCAGACGCCGCAAAACAGGTGGCCGCGCTGACGATCCCCGCCTCAACCGCGCCAGCCAGGGAAAAAGCCGCTGAGCGCCCGCCGCTGGCCGACAAAATCAAGCAGATGCTGACCCATTCGAGGAACGGCGAGAGCGCCTACCTGAAAGCCAAAGGGTTCTCTATCGTCCATGCCCGCCTGACTGCACAGCAAAAAATGCGCATCGGCGGCGTGCTGTTTGATGAGGGAAGCCTGCTGCTGAAATTGCATCGCGTTTCCGGTGAACTGATCGGCGCACAGTTGATCAACGACGACGGAGAAAAACGCCTGCTGCCGGGCTCACAGTTGAAAGGCGCTTTCATCGCGGTGCATTACCCGAAAGAGCCGGACACCATCGTGATCACCGAAGGGTATGCCACCGGCCTGACCATCAGCCAGATCACTACGGCGGCGGTGGTTGCGGCGGTATCGGCCAATAACCTGATGAATGTCGCACAAGCCCTGCGAGGCTGGTATCCCAATGCCACTATCATTCTGGCGGGCGATCATGACCTGCATGCCGATGGCTCAACCAATATCGGTAAGGAACAGGCTGAAAAAGCCGCGTTGGCAGTGGACGGCTGGGTGTCGTTACCGCCCACCACAACGCTCTGTGACTGGGATGATTACCGCCAGCAATATGGTCTTGAGGCCACTAAATCGGCATTCAATAAACAACGCTATCAGCCTGACACGATGTATACCCCGTTAGTGCGCACCGATTCTGCTACACCGGCCTTCAACACCGCATTACCCCTGCGCAAAGGCTCTGACGGTTTTGATACGCGGCAGGACTACCTGATTAAAGGCTATCTGCCGAGTTCATCCGTCGCCAGTGCTTACGGTGCCAGCGGCTCATATAAGTCTTTTCTGGCGGTATCGTGGGGATGCCACATCGCCACCGGCAAACCGTGGGCAGGCAAGCCAGTGACACAGGGGGCGGTGATTTATGTCGTTGGTGAAGGCGGGATCGGCGTTCCCCGCCGTATCCGGGCATGGGAGCAAACGCTTAACGGCGGTAGTCCGATTGATGCGCTTTATCGCGTCGATTGCCCGATTTTTCCGGCCAGCCCGGAGAGCGTACAACAGGTGATACGCGCCGCCCACGATGTGAAAGTCGCCTCCGGTATGCCGGTTCGCCTGATTATTCTGGATACACTCGCCCGCTGTTTTGGCGGTTCGGATGAGAACGCGGCTAAAGATATGGGCGCATTTATTCAGGGATGTGACGCGATTAAAGCGGCAACACAGGCCACGGTGCTGATTATCCATCATTCCGGTAAAGATCAGGACAAAGGAGCGCGGGGCTCCAGCGCCTTCCGTGCCGCGCTGGACGTGGAATTTAATGTGAGGCGTGAAGGTGACGGCGGCGCGTTGATCCTCAGTTGCACCAAAATGAAGGATGCGGAAGAGCCGCCGCGTCGCGCCTATGACCTGAATAGCGTCGATCTGTACGTGGACGATGATGGCGACCAGATCACCTCACTGGTGCTGAACGATGAAGGCCGTGAAGTCAGAGAAGATGAGGCTGCCAGCGATCCCGATTTAGCCGGTATTCCACGGCTGACGGAAAACCATTTTGCCCTCTGGCAGACTATTCGCTCACGCACGGCCAACGGTGAAGGCTGTACCCGTTCATTAGTGCGGGATGACATGCGGGCAATGGGCTTTGATGTGAACAAGAAGTTCACCCGCTGGCTGGACAAGCTGGAAAAGGATGGCCTGATCGCCTTTGAGGGGGAGCGGATTACGCCGCTATCGCAACGGAATAAGGTGGAGGATTAA
- a CDS encoding helix-turn-helix domain-containing protein, producing MTSSILDNVSLPAQKEIEVALRGQRELATFLTTKFETQKISIHDANDEKHQIELPTSALRLLMNILGELAEGNAVQVVPVHAELTTQEAANILNVSRPHMVKLLEEGKLPHHKTGRHRRVLFADLMRYKAQRETESNEAMQELVDLSQELGFY from the coding sequence ATGACTAGCTCAATTCTGGACAATGTAAGCCTTCCGGCTCAGAAGGAAATTGAGGTTGCGTTACGTGGACAAAGAGAACTGGCAACATTTCTCACCACAAAGTTCGAAACGCAAAAAATATCGATTCACGATGCAAACGACGAAAAACACCAGATCGAATTGCCAACCTCAGCACTGAGATTGCTAATGAACATCTTGGGTGAACTCGCTGAAGGGAACGCGGTTCAAGTTGTCCCTGTGCACGCTGAATTAACTACACAGGAGGCCGCCAATATTCTGAATGTTTCACGCCCTCACATGGTGAAGCTTTTAGAAGAAGGAAAGCTTCCACATCATAAAACAGGCCGTCATCGCCGCGTTCTTTTTGCTGATTTGATGCGCTATAAAGCTCAGCGTGAAACTGAGAGCAATGAAGCAATGCAAGAACTGGTTGATTTGAGCCAGGAACTTGGTTTTTATTAA
- a CDS encoding tyrosine-type recombinase/integrase — translation MALTDIKVRTAKPADKQYKLTDGNGMHLLIHPNGSKYWRLQYRFGGKQKMLALGVYPDVSLADARARRDEARKLLANGSDPGDKKKSDKIEQSEALTFQEVAIEWHATNKKWSEEHSRRVLKSLEDNLFFAIGKRKIAELKTRDLLAPIKVVEQSGRLEVASRLQQRTTAIMRYAVQSGLIDYNLAQEMAGAVASSNRQHRPALELKHTPELLQRIDSYTGRPLTRLAVELTLLIFIRSSELRFARWSEIDFETSMWTIPPEREPIEGVKHSHRGSKMRTPHLVPLSRQALVILKQIQQFSGDHELIFIGDHDPRKPMSENTVNKALRVMGYDTKVEVCGHGFRTMACSSLIESGLWSRDAVERQMSHMERNSVRAAYIHKAEHLDERKLMLQWWADFLDANREKAVSAFDFGKVSNQLK, via the coding sequence ATGGCGCTTACTGATATCAAAGTCAGAACAGCCAAGCCTGCCGATAAGCAATACAAGCTTACCGACGGCAACGGCATGCATCTGCTGATTCATCCTAATGGTTCAAAGTACTGGCGCTTACAGTATCGCTTTGGCGGCAAGCAGAAGATGTTGGCACTGGGTGTTTATCCTGATGTCTCTCTGGCCGATGCAAGAGCGCGTCGTGATGAAGCGCGTAAGCTGCTGGCGAACGGCAGTGACCCTGGTGATAAAAAGAAATCCGATAAGATTGAACAGAGCGAGGCGCTGACCTTTCAAGAAGTTGCCATTGAATGGCATGCCACCAATAAAAAGTGGTCGGAAGAGCACAGCCGCCGCGTGCTGAAAAGTCTGGAAGATAATCTTTTCTTCGCTATCGGTAAACGCAAGATTGCTGAACTCAAAACGCGTGACCTGTTAGCCCCGATCAAGGTGGTTGAACAATCAGGCCGTCTTGAAGTGGCATCACGACTTCAGCAACGTACAACCGCAATAATGCGCTACGCGGTACAAAGCGGATTAATTGACTACAACCTCGCGCAGGAAATGGCGGGCGCTGTGGCGTCCAGCAATCGACAGCATCGCCCTGCACTGGAACTAAAGCATACTCCCGAACTGCTTCAGCGCATCGATAGCTACACTGGCAGGCCGTTAACGCGTCTGGCGGTCGAGTTGACGCTATTGATCTTTATCCGCTCCAGCGAACTGCGCTTTGCCCGTTGGTCGGAAATCGATTTTGAAACATCAATGTGGACCATTCCCCCTGAACGTGAACCCATAGAAGGGGTGAAGCACTCTCATCGTGGTTCTAAGATGCGTACTCCGCACTTGGTGCCACTGTCCCGACAGGCTTTAGTTATCCTGAAGCAAATACAGCAATTCAGCGGCGATCATGAACTGATCTTTATTGGCGATCACGATCCGCGTAAGCCAATGAGTGAAAATACGGTGAATAAGGCTCTGCGGGTTATGGGGTATGATACCAAGGTTGAAGTCTGCGGACACGGCTTCAGGACAATGGCCTGTAGCTCGCTGATTGAATCGGGGTTATGGTCGAGGGACGCGGTGGAACGGCAGATGAGCCATATGGAACGTAACTCGGTACGAGCAGCTTACATCCACAAAGCGGAGCACTTGGACGAACGCAAGCTGATGCTGCAATGGTGGGCGGATTTTCTCGATGCGAATCGCGAGAAGGCGGTTAGTGCGTTTGATTTTGGGAAGGTTAGTAATCAACTAAAATAG
- a CDS encoding ash family protein has translation MMHCYFFLAGNLRYTADAAAKSAAGIGVPNKCLVPEYARHAHCCSGTHRAVPAMVARAGAPQGAPVARLSGNANPVRATTLEVGVSGGSCLRSYSLEAALWLRSFPFFTRNLSFFLPGYIMYDPTPLTLEELVDHCRALAYAIIELDNALAKELLIFILWERLNQLNDALQAEVADDE, from the coding sequence ATGATGCATTGTTATTTTTTTCTGGCGGGCAATTTACGATATACTGCTGATGCTGCGGCAAAATCCGCAGCCGGAATTGGCGTTCCGAACAAATGTCTGGTGCCTGAATATGCGCGTCATGCGCATTGCTGTTCAGGCACGCATCGAGCCGTACCTGCAATGGTGGCTCGTGCGGGGGCTCCGCAAGGAGCGCCGGTAGCCAGACTGTCCGGTAACGCCAACCCCGTACGGGCTACCACCCTTGAGGTTGGCGTCTCTGGTGGTAGCTGTCTAAGAAGCTACAGTCTGGAGGCTGCCTTATGGCTACGATCCTTCCCTTTCTTTACCCGCAATCTTTCTTTTTTTCTGCCGGGGTACATCATGTATGACCCCACTCCCCTGACGTTAGAAGAACTCGTCGATCACTGTCGGGCACTGGCCTACGCCATCATTGAACTCGACAACGCACTCGCGAAAGAGCTGCTGATCTTTATCCTGTGGGAACGTCTGAACCAGTTGAATGACGCACTGCAAGCGGAGGTGGCTGACGATGAGTAA
- a CDS encoding type II toxin-antitoxin system RelE/ParE family toxin — protein MRVFKTKWFSKAAKSHAIKDSELCQIKRLSR, from the coding sequence ATGCGCGTATTCAAAACTAAATGGTTCAGTAAGGCGGCTAAATCGCACGCAATTAAAGATAGTGAGTTATGCCAGATTAAGCGGCTGTCCCGGTAA
- a CDS encoding PIN domain-containing protein, with product MNHSPYPVVLDACVIYPNMLRDLLMEVGKSGLYQPKWTATIHDEWQRNLVENVPDLTREKLKRVEDLMNKALPDALVTGFENLMEGVSLPDLDDRHVVAAAIRSDSEVIVTFNLKDFPKESLAEFDIEAIHPDEFIADLLDLNQALVLQAVQRQRARLKNPKKSVDEYFDILLKLGLPMTVKAITAYKLMI from the coding sequence ATGAATCATTCGCCTTACCCAGTCGTACTTGATGCCTGTGTCATTTATCCCAACATGCTCCGCGATCTGCTTATGGAGGTTGGGAAATCGGGTCTGTATCAACCTAAATGGACGGCCACCATTCATGATGAATGGCAAAGAAATTTGGTTGAAAACGTACCGGATTTAACGCGTGAAAAATTGAAGCGCGTAGAGGATCTGATGAACAAAGCCCTACCTGATGCTCTTGTAACGGGCTTTGAAAATCTTATGGAAGGGGTTTCACTCCCAGATCTTGACGATCGCCATGTTGTAGCTGCAGCGATAAGATCCGATTCAGAGGTGATCGTAACCTTCAATCTTAAAGACTTTCCAAAGGAGAGCCTGGCTGAGTTTGATATTGAAGCAATTCATCCTGATGAGTTTATCGCTGATTTGCTGGATTTAAATCAAGCCTTAGTTTTACAGGCTGTCCAAAGGCAGCGAGCCCGGCTAAAGAACCCCAAAAAATCAGTAGATGAATATTTCGACATACTACTGAAACTAGGCTTGCCGATGACGGTTAAGGCTATAACTGCTTATAAATTAATGATTTAG
- a CDS encoding type II toxin-antitoxin system RelE/ParE family toxin — translation MYELIFHPEAASEIYDLEPVMQAKALKGLEKLEAKGPELRYPDTDIIEGGLFELRVGRKDISRTFFAYAKGRKIYILRTFVKKTPKTPKAEIALAKSRWEELKDGS, via the coding sequence ATGTATGAATTGATTTTTCACCCCGAAGCTGCAAGCGAAATTTATGACCTCGAACCTGTTATGCAGGCAAAAGCGCTTAAAGGGCTTGAAAAACTTGAAGCTAAAGGGCCCGAGCTAAGATATCCAGATACGGACATCATCGAAGGTGGGTTATTTGAGCTACGGGTTGGTAGAAAAGACATAAGCAGAACGTTTTTTGCTTACGCAAAAGGACGTAAGATCTATATTTTAAGGACATTCGTAAAGAAAACCCCTAAGACCCCGAAAGCTGAAATAGCGCTGGCAAAGTCAAGATGGGAGGAATTGAAAGATGGCAGTTAA